The genomic window ATTTTGGTGCAGTCAAAGAAACAATCCGTTCTGTGGTGAATTCTCCAGGATACCCCACGCGATCGCTCGTCATTGGTACGCCTGGGTATATGCCTAGCGAACAAGCCGTTGGCCGCCCAGTTTACGCCACTGATATCTACAGCTTAGGTTTAACGGCGATTTATCTGCTGACTGGCAAACACCCGCAAGAACTACTAACTGATCTCAAAACTGGGGAAATACTTTGGCAACAGTACGCCCCTAACGTCTCTTCCGAATTGGCGACGGTACTCAATCAGGCAATTAAACCTCATGCTGGCGATCGCTACAGCACTGCTAGAAAAATCTTCGATGCCTTGCAGTCTGCTACTAATATACCTCCTGAATTCGCTGCAAATGCTTCCACAGTCATTTATTCTCCCACTGCGACATCGACTCGACAAACCCAGCCATTATATTCGCCGCAAAAAAATTCTGCGTTAGCGAAGCTCACCGAAGGTATCGCAGAGTCTTCCTCTGGTGGAAACTGGCAAAAACCTGCTGTAATTGTTGGTAGTTTGCTGGTAGGTGGCTTGCTTGGTGCGATCGCAATTGCTAACATCACTCGTCAGCAACAACCAGAAATAACCATTGCCACAAGTCCCACCCAATCGCCAAAATCTTTGCCTTCCATTCCTGCATCTCCCGAACCACCTGTTTCTTCCCAAACTTCTCCAGTTCCAGTTGTACCGATCTCACCACTACAACAGCCAGTAATTCCCGATCCTTTGCCAACTTTTAATCCCCCTGTTGTATCCACACCAGTCCCAAAAAAGAAGCCTGTAACTTCAGATACTCCAGCGCCAGTAGCAGTATTCACACCACAGCCAGAACCAGAGAATGAGGCGATGCCTGCGGCAGGCAATGCCAACGCAGTTCCCACACCAGAAGTGCGTTCCACACCACAGAACAAGCCCCGGAGTAAATTAGCTGCCACTACCAGCAAACAAAGCGTCCCCGCATTCCCTACAGGTACAGCAAGAAACATCGTAGAAGCTACCCTCGGCAAACCAAATCAAGATTTAAGAGGCGCATGGGGCAAGACGCGTGCTGTTGTTTACAAACTAGTGCCAAAGAAAATTGACCTTGGCTACTTATTTGATCGTAATTCTAAAGTGCTGCGTCAAACTGAGGTAGCTTTTGCCCAATCGGTAGATCCGCAGGTAATGGAGGCTACCTTGAATGGAATGTTAGATGGGGAAGCCACTGAAGAAATTCAGCAGGGACTTAAACAGGTACAACAGCGCCAGTCTGATCATTTTAGTTTTCAGAATGGCTCAGTTAAAGGTCAGATTATCCGCCAAAAATGTGATTTTATTTACATCAGTATTTGGGATGCAGATTTACATGATTTTGTGAGTCCATCGACAGCCAAAAGGTGTTAGTTACCTGGGAAACATTGTTCTCAAAAGTTTAAAGTATTTTATGCAACTAGAGTTGACATCAGCCAAACTAATTTCTTTATCCCCAATTACCTGCGATCGCCATTCCCGACCCCTTCAGATCCTAAACGGACTGGCTATGACATGGAAGAAATTTTAGAGTTGGACAGGACTTACGCAAAATCATGAAAAAACGAACCGCAAAGGACGTAAAGGACACAAAGGAATAAGGTTTCAAGGAGTTATTGCGTAAGTCCTATTGGACTTAAAATCCATCGGTGTCACTAGCGTGATTTGGGCTATGGGCTACAAGTTCGATTTCAGCTTAGTTCACTTGTCGGTCTTGGATAGTGATGGCTATCCGATTCACAAGCGTGGTTTCACAAATTATCCCGGACTTTACTTACTAGGTCTACCCTGGCTGCACACCGTGAAGTCTGGCCTTCTGTTGGGCGTTGGAGAAGATGCAGCCTTGATTGCATCAAAGATCGTGGCTCAACAGCAGAAGAAGTAATTTTGGATTAGGAAAGTAGGATGAATCAGAATGTGTTATTCGACAGTAAAATGGCGATCGCAGGGCTTTGTATTCTATAAGACAGATTTAGTATTCAATATAGTCCTGAAAAAACTGACTTTCTTGGGCTACAATCAACATAATTTCGGTCTTCCCAAACACAAAAAACTAGTTTTTAGAATTTAGTGGATTTGTTTTCTCGGATTTGCGACTAAATCCACCAAAATCTGTCTTTCCCATGCCTCAATCCCCAATCCCCATTTTTAAAACTGAGTTTTAAATTCTTAATCTTCATAAAGTTATAAATACCATTATTAAGTTTTTGATAATACTTGTCTCAGCTTCTACATTTATGTCTCAAGTGCGATAAAAATTGTGTAATCTGAAAACAACAAAGCTAATTATTCAATTGAGGTCTGATGACTCCTACGATTATGCGTCAGCTTTGGTCAGTGGTTGAAACTGCCCAAGCCAAGCTCCTCTTGCAACTGGATGATGCTAGCTTGGTGCAGTGGTTAGTGAAACAAACCGAAACGCAAGTGTTGTTAGATTCTAACGAAACTGATTTTCTGTGCCACTACATTCAATCTCGGCTAGCCCTTATCCGTGATATTGCCCATGAACGTCAGTGTTCATGATAGCAAAATCACGATGAATTAATTGATAGTCAAGTGTTATTACTATTGACTATTGGCTTTTTGGGGAAAATAACCTTCCACTAAGCAGTCAGAGCCTACTACACGCCAACGAACACGTTCTAGAGACAACGCCTCAGTCATGGTAGTAAAACCTAAATCACCCACAGGTGTGGGAGCAATACTACCACCAATGATTTTCGGGGCGATAAATGCTAGAACTTTTTGCACTGCTCCTTGAGCGATCGCACTAGCAGCTAAAGTCCCACCACATTCCCACAACACGCTACAAAAACCCCGCTCGTATAAGTACGCCATAGTCTTATCTGGTGTAAGTGATGTTAATTCCAC from Nostoc sp. UHCC 0926 includes these protein-coding regions:
- a CDS encoding serine/threonine protein kinase — encoded protein: MTLTLLNNRYRVIQVIGAGGFGETFLAEDVHMPSRRRCVIKQLKPITNNDPQTYQLIQQRFEREAATLEYLGESSDQIPKLYAYFSENGQFYLVQEWIHGQTLTKIVEAKGFESETAVRQILLSLLSVLDYVHSKGIIHRDIKPDNIILRSVDSKPVLIDFGAVKETIRSVVNSPGYPTRSLVIGTPGYMPSEQAVGRPVYATDIYSLGLTAIYLLTGKHPQELLTDLKTGEILWQQYAPNVSSELATVLNQAIKPHAGDRYSTARKIFDALQSATNIPPEFAANASTVIYSPTATSTRQTQPLYSPQKNSALAKLTEGIAESSSGGNWQKPAVIVGSLLVGGLLGAIAIANITRQQQPEITIATSPTQSPKSLPSIPASPEPPVSSQTSPVPVVPISPLQQPVIPDPLPTFNPPVVSTPVPKKKPVTSDTPAPVAVFTPQPEPENEAMPAAGNANAVPTPEVRSTPQNKPRSKLAATTSKQSVPAFPTGTARNIVEATLGKPNQDLRGAWGKTRAVVYKLVPKKIDLGYLFDRNSKVLRQTEVAFAQSVDPQVMEATLNGMLDGEATEEIQQGLKQVQQRQSDHFSFQNGSVKGQIIRQKCDFIYISIWDADLHDFVSPSTAKRC